A stretch of DNA from Telopea speciosissima isolate NSW1024214 ecotype Mountain lineage chromosome 5, Tspe_v1, whole genome shotgun sequence:
AAGAATCTTTTCAATTTCCTAGGCTTATTTAAGAGTCTTTTCATGTTTCTAGGTGGAAGCATAATAGCCACTAGTGTATCTCCTAGTTTTTAGTACTTGTCTTTTTGTATTCCAAGGCATGATTACTTTTTCTAAGGGTGTAAATCGTTTCGGTTTCGGATATTCGGTCTGGTTTCAGTTTGGTTCCATTGCTTTATGGTGTGATCCGAAACCGAACCAAGAACCGAGTCGATTCTAAGATAGAGTACTCAAGCCGAACTTGCTCAGTTCGgttctttttcgattttggTACACGGTTCCCTCTAATGTAGAGAAACTATTGAATTTTTATCTACTCCATTTCTGACATGCTCCATTTTGCTCCATTACCCCTTAGATGGTTGACATGTGTATGTGACTAATCCAACGGTCAGTTTtgagattaaaaaattttacttttcttttttcactttttaaattttacttttcattttttttacttttcctctcactttttgattttcacatttccctctcattctctctcccctttcacAACTAAGATTTCCGTTTCTCTCTCTGCTCGGCCACTCTCAAGAAAGCTTCCGCCGGAGATGTGAGCGATGTGGTTGCCGGTGAGGTTTCTGGTCCAAACTCTCTACCCCTGCTCCAAACTCTTCGGTCTCTCTCTACTCTTCCCAATCTCAAGAGGAGAACCTCTCTCTGGTTTGCGATAGAGCCCCTGCTCCAACCTCAGTCATAAACTCAGGTGCCTCTGTtcgggactatactggccaatACGGAGGCGTTCCAAGATCAAAATTGTCATCAGGAGGTTTGGGAAGTGCAACCTGAAATCTTCTCAGGCAAAAGAAGAGCCCACACCAACGGGTCAGCCATCCATCAAAATGGTCAACTGGGCACTCCTACTTCTAAATTCAAGAGGCCAATTCGACCAAATCCCAACTCTGCTCATTCCTTGCCTTGCTTCTCTTCCGCCCTCAATCGGTTACAGCAGCAATTGGCATTTCATCAAATAGCGGGTAGACGGTGGACCATTCTCAAAGTCACATCGTTTAGCATAACCCACCGTCAAAGCAGGCCAAGCAACCACAACCCGTTTCAGTGATCCATCAAATAGAGCTTTGGCAATAGTTGAATTCCCAAAGTTGCTGTTTCAACCAAAGAGAGCTTAGTCCAAGGAACCTCCTGGTAATGGTATTGAGTGCAGATTGGTTGGAGTGGAAGCTGCTGATTATCATGAAACAATAGATTCGCTTTAGAGTTTGAATGTTGGAGCATCATTCCCATATGCTTGACCGTTAGTGAAGGACGttactgttgttgttgtaaattGTGCCTCAATCCGGATCCTTTTCCTGGATTCGATCACTATTGATTAACAATAGTGTGAGGACGATCGAAGATGACCAACAAACAAAGCATGCACAGCAGCTCCAGCGATGGCGCTGGAAGGCCACGAAGCAGCAATCAGGAAGATCCTACTGGCCTTCTCTATGTTGTggtttcaaaaattttgaaaccttTGTAGTTTCATAGGCGGCCGGCGCGAGTCTGGGCTACGAAGCCCTGATGGAACTTGAAGCAAAGAGAATCTTGCTTGGGATTCTTAAAagagaagcaacagaagaaTGCTGAAGCTAGCACAATTCAGAGTTTTCTACAGAAATAAAACCTTAAGAACCTAGGATGTATGGAGCAGGGGCTCTATCGCAAACCAGAGAGAGGTTCTCCTCTTGAGATTGGgaagagtagagagagagagagacggaagAGGTTGGAGCAGGGGTAGAGAGGTTGGACCAGAAACCTCGCTGGCAACCACACTCACATCTCTGGCGGAACCTTTCTTGAGATTGCCGGAGCAGAGAGAAATGGAAATCTCAGTTGtgaaatgggagagagaatgagagggagtaatgaaaagcaaaaagtgagaggaaaagtaaaaaaaaaaaaaatgaaaagttaaaactcaaaagtaaaAACAGAAAAGTAAAAATTTTTATCCAAAACTGACTGTTAGATCAATCACATACATGTGTCAACCATCTAAGGGGGTAATGGAGCAAAATGGAGCATGtcagaaatggagcagataaaaatctgAAACTATTGGGCTTGAAGTAAGAATGAAGATGGAACTGGTTCACTGTTCTTTCACCTCTCCTCGAACTGACATCAGATCTGGAAaaattgaagagaagagaaaactgCAGGGAAGAAGAGGTGGTAAAACTGAATCAGTAGAGAAATAGGGCCACGAGGGGGAAACTCTGTAGAAAATCCGAAGTTCCGCAGGCCTTCGTTGCTGTTTTCTGAAAATCGCTGGAGTGCTTTGATGTTTCGGAGACCGCAAGCTCCATTTTCCAATTTTTACTTCTTTGTGTTTCTTAGGTTAAACTAAACCACTAAGTAATGGGAAATGGAAGAGTCGAATTGAGGATTGGAAAATGGAAGAGGCGAATTGAGGATAGGGAAGTGGAACTTGGAAGAGTTGGGAAGACGCAGGCGCCATGACCTAAAATGCTTTAAAGGGTGTAAAGGATTGGGAAATGGAAGATGAAGAATCCATGAGTGCTTTGAAGTGTGTAAAGGATTGGGGAAATGGAAAAGTGAAATCTTTGGGAAGCGAGAAGTAAAAAGAGAACCATGCTTTGTTAATTTAAAAATGAATAAAGGGAAGTTCAATCTTGTCTCCGACTCCAACTCTCCCCTCTCTTcgttttctcttatttttatattatttctaaACTTCCCAAGTATTTACTAGGCTATTCAATTCGGTTTCGGTTCTAACCGACAGCTCTAGAGGTtgatccaaaacaaaacaaaactgaACCTAACCAAATTTAATATCGGGATTCTATAACCAAatttattcggttcggttcggttcggatCGGTTACTTCAACTCAGTTCCGGCTTCAGTTTTCAGTTCCGCgtttcattttgacacccttaactttTTCTATTTCCTAAGACTAGTAGTTAGTCTTTTCAATTTCCTAAGTAGTAGTCTAGAGtataattttaagttttaatgttTTGCTTAGGTCTTCTCAATTTGACTTCTTGGGAATTACTTTTGTCTTGGAATCCCAAAAGTCCCTTTAACGTAATTTGTGGTTTCAAGAGGCATTTAGCCTCCACAATTGGGTTATATAAAGAGAAACCATGGGAGCCTCTCTTGGCAGccatgaattgaaaacaaattgcTCTCTTTGAGGACTTTTGCTTGTGAGACTCAAGTGGGATCAAGGTGCGACTCCTTCAATCGTGATCTTGGTGGAACTTCGAGAGTtgggcaactagtgggactctaggctGCCACCTATCTAACTTCATCTACAACTTATCTATCTATCTTCATCATACGTACCCCTATTCTCTTCCAGATTCAATCGTGGCTTGCTTACCCATTCAGGTTTGCATCAAATGGTCGTTATGGGTTTTTtcctaataataattaaaagataaTATAAATATAGTTGTAAGGCTTGATACAGAAAAGTAACTTAATATGGGGTATCAATGGAAAGAACCAAAGATACCAATTTTGTACTTCTTTACATTTATAAAAGGACCTCCTACGATACAATATTTATTCTCTCCTATCCCCTTAGTCATGACAAAAATATAGGttgttatgggtttttttttcctaataataattaaaagataaTATAAATATCGTTATAAGGTTTGATATAGAAATGTAACTTAATATGGGGTATCAATGGAAAGAATCAAAGACATCAATGTTGTAGAAAGACATTATTGAAGTCAAAAGGTATGAATTCATGATCTTTATCATGACAAATTTGATATTTCTAAACATGTCTCATTAGTTTAAAGtatgaaacaaaataagaacCAAAAATTCTTTTCCTTGAGAAGAAAAGTTGCTTCTTGAGTGTTAATTATCCCCCTTGGAGAGGTGAGACCAAGTTGTGAACAACAGTTTCTTATTTACCATAGTTATCCAGAGAGTACTGGTAAAGATGAAGCAATTAAACTTCTTTAGTCATAGGGTTCATTGAGGAGAATGTTCTTTCCAGTCCTAATTTTAGTtagtacacacacacacccccttcttttctatttccttcttaaataattaataaaaaaaattaagaaaataaaactgaTGGAACTTGGCTGTCCAAAACCAGCCTCAGGTATAGGGATTCTTCTCTACACCAGGAGTAgtgtaggtgtagggattcccctacaccagcactaaATCGTGAGCTGTTGGTTAGGCTTTTAATTAGTcctttattgagttgtaatcctaattaggattcctagttcaagtttgaatcctagttagaagtcCTAGTTCTATTTTGAGTCATAGTTTGAGTCTGCTTTTCTATTCAGCCACAAGGCTATAAATATGTAAGAGCTCTTGAGAGCCCCCCACGATTTATGAAATAAAGATATTGCTTTCTGTAACATTAttgtcctgagataggctgtgagggtgagatacacaggctgagatagccttcccAACCCCATTCCATCGATCTCCATTCAAGCTCCAGTTCTGCCCTAGCCGATCTCCTGAAGATTCATACTcagttgctggaaattctttGCAAGGGTCAAGAATACTTTCAAACAACAAGTGCGTGCATCATCCCCGAACCAAGCCCTTCTTTTAATCCTCAAAACTAAACCCTAGCATCCCCTCCATCTCTGGACATCATTCCCATAACccaaattctgcccagaccaaaccaaccaTCAGAAACAGCCCAAACTTGGACCGAACCTCCCTCTCACCctttgggaaactcgatccaagtccCTGCCCTAAAATCTCATCTTAAACCTTAAATTCCCCATTATTCTCTTTccaaaaacccagaaaacctAAACCTAGCCTACTTTCCATTCAAGTTTGCATACCTAACTCCATCAACACGTCTCAGGACTTTCACTGGAAAACTCCCCTATATCaacttaccctaaccctaattttacacTTTCACCTATTTTAGCCTAACCAAACTACCTATTCagatcagatcctggttatttggcttctagttggtcacTTGGTCTCccaccaatctagaactacattaaaaACAGGCCATATTTCAATATGCTCATAGTAGTTCAAACATGTACAGTTTAAAGTatattgcatattttttttaaattaaaattggtCCCTTCTTCAGCAGTCTTTGGTATAGGCTTTCATTTCTCATTTTGGGCCTAGAATGGCTTCTGAGTTCAAAATTGCTTAGCAgagttttaatttttcattttaacaaaagaaaatctaAGAACAAGTAAAACGAGCAGACCCCTTCCCTTCTCCATTCTCAATTTCATTTTAAAGAAAGCCAGTGAAGAGTAAGCATTTGTGTCTTTTTGTATCTTCTCAAGTGAGATATTCCAAAAATGCTAAAGAAAAAATTGGGGTAAAAAAGACTGCTGAACGCTCTATTAAATCTTAGAGAACTACAACACAAGAAATGTGAGAAGAATTTTTCGCTCCAGACTTCCACTTGTcctatttttatcttttgttatcATGGATTTATCAAACCTCTTTTCTAGGGTTTAGCTTCCTACAATTCCTCCTCACAAAACTCGGTTCCACCCTTAAATGCATTTGTCCTCTTTTTTTACATCTTCGAAACTAAAAGCATCAAATATCACTTTGTCTCAATTGTATGATAGACACAGATTTTTGCCACCACTCTGTCAAATGGAGCATAAATATGACTTGCATGCTTCTTATTTGATATTTAGATGACACAATAGcaagaaggaaacaaaaattttcctctattatttaatattttggTAAAATCAATCTTGATTTCAAAACATCTGCTGCAAATTGATTGATTGTTAGACACAGAGCATGAAAGTGGCAACTAGTACCCCTAACCCTAGATGTAAGAATTAGGGTTACAATCGCAGGTAGAGCAATTAGGACAGAATAGTTGAAAGAGGGCATGTTATGACAATGAATAAGTATTCTCGACAAAATAGGGATTAACAAAAAGAATATGATCACAAAAGGACCTGTTAACCAGATTAGGGCAGATTGGGAGATTCTGAATATCTTAAAAATTAGGTTTTCAAAAGGCCTGAAGCTGTGGTCGAGTGGTGCTCTGGTTAGGACCTTTCAGAGCCTCAAAACAGGTCAGAGAACAGAGAAGAATTGAAGGTTGCAGCTAGAGGTATCGTTGGTTTCAGCCAGAACAGGGGTTAGCTACTGGTTGGGTATGAATGTGGctctgaaactagggtttaataGTGGAAATCGGGAAAGTTTGATAGCAGGAGTATGAGGATTAAAATTGAGGAGGAACAAAGAAGATTAAAAGGAGATACGAATCAAATAGGTGTACTGAAAgttgggcctaaaatagggtaaTTGCAGTGTACGGAAAGAACTGCAACTGACCTGTTTCAGTGGTGTGTTCGGGTGGCAGGTCTCTGGAACAGAAACTGGGAGGAAGACAGAAGGAAATAATAAATTAGAAGAGAAAGCCAGCAGAAATTTCACACAACTTGGTTAAGAATTCTCCTAACCAGCAAGGGAATTCCCCCCTTTCAAAACCCACAGTGAGAAGAGCTATCACCAGCAATTCATTATCGGAAATTGCCGGTACAAGAGAAGGGGTCAATCCCTATTTATATCTGAATGGAAAGTCCTGAAACTTGAGTCACAATCAATAAACTTCCTAAtttcagaattagaaactaaaactCAGTCTAGTTGCTCAACAGAGTTTCTAGAAGACTTCTAGAAGCTAAAACGTAGTAGAAACTAAATTTAAATTgcaaaacacaagaaaaaaagaactaggCTGTTGATGTAATCCTCTAGAAGACAGCTGAATCTATTGGAAAGGGGTTGTAAGAGCAGATTGATGCTACTGGAAAGGCCTAGAAAGGGATGCCGATAAGGGCTTTTAGTGACCTTTTTCTCTTAGCAACTGCATCagaaaggaggaaagaaaggaaatggaaAAAACGTAATGAGAAAGAGGAAAGTAAAGCTGGTTGTGATCAGATCAGCGATCATCCTAAGTGCTGTGACacttcctctctttccttttcatgAGAGATGCAGCAAGAACGATTTTTCACCAAGAGATGGAGATATTTATTGACTTCAGTCCTATATCTAGACTAGACTGGAATCGTTTTTGCAAGGGTTATGAATTGCTGCACTGACTTCATTGATTGACTTCTACTATTCCTCTCCATGCAGAATATGGAAGCATTCCAGCTCTGTTCTCGATTTGATGAGTGGTGTAAGTTCATTTTTGTTGATTGATAGGTCTGTTTGACCATAACTAAACTATAACGCCAGATCAAAGTTTCTCAGGTGGAATAGTATATAGTATCTAGCCTGAATACCACGAGGACACTGGACACTGAGGACGAGCCTTGAATTTTCCTTTCTGTCCTTTCCCGGCAGAATATTACAGACtttcaatttaaaattttgCCATTTCAGACCTCTGTGTACAAGAGTTTTCAACATTCTCAAAATCAAGGGGTAGTGATTCGTTAAAGGATCTGTTTAGTAAGTGTTCTTGTCTAGAAGACTTTTATGCACGCAATAAGATAGCATAATAGCAAGAAGGAGAACAAAACAATTCAACCAAAATCAGGAAGACAAAAAAGTAAGAACACAGAATGCATTGATAGCAGTGCACTTACTCGGTGTATGCTTCATACACagtcccaaacgacccacttccAATGATATCGCCTCGTTGCCAGGAAGTGATGTTTCGTCCGAAACAACCCTCAGGAGAAATATTGTATGTCGTTTCCGTGGTTGCACTCGAAGAATCCTCATCGTTTGATGTTAAAAATATAGGCGAATCTGACATAACAGCAGTCTCCCCAAGTCTCGCTCCATTTTCatgttctttttctctcccaccaatTTCCCCATCATTAAACTCTTCACCTTCTAAACCAAGCTCATCCTCCTTGTCAGATGAGGTCGAATCTAAAAGCCTTACCGGACACGAAGATGAACCCCTCTCCTCAGGCGCAAGAGACCTCATTATATCCCACGTTGAGGCCGAagacatatcatcaacatacctACTCTTCAAAGGCGGCGGAGTGAGCAGTGGCGGGCGAGCCCCCTTAATTCCTCCTCCAGCTCCGGCTGCGCCACCACCATCAACACCGCAGGAGGCAGTGGCAAAAGTGCCCACATCAAGTGAATTCCGGCAATTTTTTGAGTCGTTCAACGTCAACGTATTAAGATCAACCAACACTGCCGCTTCATCATTAACCCTAACCGTAGCTTCAAGtccctcctcttccttctctggCTTGGTGAGGACATCGATCTTACTGAATCGAGACCTGGGGAAAATATCAGAGGAAGAACGAGCTTTCCTGGCCTCCCAAGCAGCTGCTGGAATTGCAAAATCTTCAGGACCTGAAAGCCCTAAAGTCTCACAGAGCCGGTCGAACTCACCCTCGATACCTTCAATTCGGAAGCTAGTGTTCTTGTCGAAAGGGTTGATATCAAGCGATCGAGTTCGAAGTTTAGAAGGAATACCATCGGAGGAAGAAACAGAAGAGGAGGATGAATTGAGGGGATCGTATTCAATATTCTTGAGTGCGTTGCGGCGTTCGAGCTTCGGCTTCTGCTTCGTATCCTCCATATCAGCAGATGCTTCTTCGTCGTCACTGTTTCTTCTGTGACGGAAGATTCGTCGCAGATAGTTGTGATCCATCGGAGATGCTCGTCACCGGCGAGAGCAGAAACTCTCCCGCCATTAACCCAACAGATATCACTAAAAGCAAAAGCGCACACAAACACATTTCTCTCTATACATACATATACTGTTGCTTGTCTTGACTCACGTTGTGTGTCGGGTTGTCGGGTTTTTTCTGTGTGTATGTGCGGTTATCTTTGTGCGCTTGGGTTCTGAATTGGGGTGTTGACTGCTGATTGGTCGAATTTGATGGAGAATATGTAGGGTCGCGGCGCTCGTGCTAGATATTTGTTTCGTGGATAAAACGAGAAATTTTGCTgactgagttttttttttttttttttttattatagaaAATTGCCCACTGATTAAGGAGTAAGAAAGTTTCAAGTCAACGGAGGGCCTACTTAGCAAACGTCGTTCAAGTCTCCCAGGGGACTGGGAATGGGATCTGGTAAACGTGGTACGAGGTGGGGCCTGGCATGGTAATATGGTATTAAtaatcgataccgataccgatccggattggacagatttaccctcctgtttttctttaaaattttgaaattatttatatttttacccttattcGTACCAATTGATTAATACAGGATCGGTTAGGAATCGATATCGGTTTCCACCAATACCAATATGAATCGATCGATTcgatactgattcctcaaactATGGCCCTGGAAGCATGGATTGAGGTATAGGTATGGGATCGGCCGGATTGGTTGGATCATATCGGTGTCAGTCGAGGTTGATATTGATACTTGACTGATGCTAGAtcaggtatcggtatcggatcaagggtgaaatcatcaaaaaaaaactcaattctTAACGAGAAGTAAGAGTAAAATTTATCAATCCAAGCGGATACTAATCGATCTAGATCGGTATCAAATCAGTATCGACAGAGACCAATATCGATACCAATGCGAACTTCAACGGATTAATGTTAGATTcaaatcacaattcacaaggCAAAGTAAAATAAGGAGGAAATTTCAATAGTCCCCTTGCATGTaccatataattaattaattactccacaataaaaacatataattcaaattttcttagatttttttttacctttctttaataaaatattGTACTTTAAAATCTCggcaagagatcattgtttGGTCGTGTAATGTGTACACCAGTGTGgaaccaatgagagtgcatgcaAGAGCATTTATATacatgcaatttttttttcttataggGGTAAGATGGTACTTTCATGAACTCTTATGTCTAGTCACAATAGCCAACCGACTACGTAACGTTCTTTTCCTAAATTATTTATGGTTGGTTTTCTGGATTACCTCAGATAATCTTTGAGGGTTTTTACACCTAGGATCTGACCACATAAATCTAATATGTTGATTTAGAATTAAAAATATACGGTAAAAATACCCCTCAAAAGATTCCTATCTGAGGTGAACCGAACAGAAAACCCCAAGAAAGTTTTGTGTATGGTAGCCTACACCCTTGTGTGTCTCTAACGTTTTCCTTGTAAATTGACCTCCCTGCCCCCATCACAGATTGAACCAACCGAGAGATGCTGATTGGATCTTGCACAAGCGTAGGAGCCACGCTTCTCGAAAAAGAACATTTCCTCTCCTTTATATTACATTCATGTAAATTGGTTCAAAACATGGTTAAGTGACTCATGTTTCTATGGTCATCATTTCCTTCACCTTTACAACAAATGTCATTGTAACTTCCCAATCCTTAGTCTATTGTCTCCACTAAAATCTCATAGGATCAATTCCCAATCCTTAGTCAGATGAttaaagtgggaaaaaaaataattttaaaaacaaaataaaagaaagaaagaaaacagatgGGAAGTGAAAAATCGACATTTAGAGGACttctgtttggtttttttttcaacGAAAGCATCTTTTAGAGGGCTCTTCTAATTGAAAGAGAAACTCATTTTGTTCCATCAATGAAACAATGGAGAAAGTAGACCATAATCACTCAATAATTGACAATGCCACGATGGTATTGGATATCTTGACATTTGATGTATGTTCatcaaatttaatttaatttgattaaattaattaattataatttttattatataattattatgTTTTGTGTGATAGTCCAATATTAGTGTTActtgtttatttgttttcaaTTATGGACAGGCTTGGGCATTCTGTTCTTGGGTTATTCTATTGTATATTTCCCCAATAAAAATTGGATGGAAATATAAATAGGAACACTTtaatgtgttttgtttttttatggtaaTACTTTAAtgtgttgaacattgatccatTTGAAATTTATAATGGTTCATCGTCAGTTGTTTAGGCAACAGAAAATTTATGATAATCGTTTTTGCCCGTGCCTAAGAAGCACTTACGGACCGTTTgtttgttgaaaaaaatgggGAGAGAAAGTTGGGGATTGGGACCCACATGTTAGTTGAGTGACAAGAAAATGAAAGGATAGTAGATTATAGAAAAGTTACACATTTCCCATCCCATATTTGTTTGGTTGACATGGGAACGTTACATTTTACCACCCCATTGTTTGTTTGCTTATTCATGGGGTGGAAAAGTTGctaaaaaaatatgatataattacAAGAATACCATTGCACTCATAGGcgttcaaattttatttttaggggaACTTCTTGAGTTCCATTGTATGCAACATGGGTTCATAATTTTAATACTAATATCGTGGACCCACcaatattatttaattaatttaagttGAATGAGT
This window harbors:
- the LOC122662248 gene encoding mitogen-activated protein kinase kinase kinase 1-like, whose translation is MDHNYLRRIFRHRRNSDDEEASADMEDTKQKPKLERRNALKNIEYDPLNSSSSSVSSSDGIPSKLRTRSLDINPFDKNTSFRIEGIEGEFDRLCETLGLSGPEDFAIPAAAWEARKARSSSDIFPRSRFSKIDVLTKPEKEEEGLEATVRVNDEAAVLVDLNTLTLNDSKNCRNSLDVGTFATASCGVDGGGAAGAGGGIKGARPPLLTPPPLKSRYVDDMSSASTWDIMRSLAPEERGSSSCPVRLLDSTSSDKEDELGLEGEEFNDGEIGGREKEHENGARLGETAVMSDSPIFLTSNDEDSSSATTETTYNISPEGCFGRNITSWQRGDIIGSGSFGTVYEAYTDDGFFFAVKEISLLDQSQQSIQQLEQEIALLREFEHENIVQYLGTDKHEGKLCIFLELVTRGSLVNVYRKYHLGDSQVSAYTRQILSGLKYLHDRNVVHRDIKCANILVHTSGSVKLADFGLAKAIKLNDAKSCKGTAFWMAPEVVNRKMHGYGIAADIWSLGCTVLEMLTRVLPYSPLEPMQAVFRIGQGKPPPIPDSLSRDARDFICQCLQVNPENRPTAAQLLNHSFVQRLLPTSSVSGSPLHHNSRRS